A single window of Syntrophus aciditrophicus SB DNA harbors:
- a CDS encoding diguanylate cyclase domain-containing protein produces MINLLTTQNLVIGKSPQAILAHIRHELRGPINAILGYSEMWLNDDSLRAIPNLHANMAKLHAAGLQLRSLIRDILDPAKHDGRKEQDVRDLGVILRHAFRMPVWAILGYNAMLTENKAETVDRATEFLADLHRIEDATQRLFTQADMIATTGCLPVDQTIYKPSKELRVQLQTIVARFRSARHPRSQYAAAEKGKILVVDDDTANCDLLSRQLDRLGYSVTVAQNGIIALDLLSTQTFDLVLLDILMPVVSGIEVLKCLRCAWSIAELPVIMVTARDRNDDIVSALDCGANDYVAKPFSLPVVLARVRTQMMLKQTVADLENLNRKLEKLSLHDGLTNIPNRRCFNETFEREQLRTRRNGMPLSLILLDVDFFKRYNDTYGHEAGDQVLCRVADLLVSATDRGGDMVFRYGGEEFVILLPETPAAGARFVAERIHSAIQQLAIPHLTSTVAHHLTASMGIATATPSDKESYYTLFERADSQLYKVKASGRNSLRQSPD; encoded by the coding sequence ATGATTAATTTGTTGACCACTCAAAACCTTGTTATTGGAAAATCACCTCAGGCAATCCTGGCGCACATCCGTCACGAGTTACGTGGCCCGATCAACGCCATTCTCGGTTACAGCGAGATGTGGCTGAATGATGATTCCCTCCGGGCCATTCCAAATCTGCACGCCAATATGGCAAAACTGCATGCAGCCGGACTGCAGTTGCGATCTCTGATCCGCGACATACTGGATCCGGCGAAGCACGACGGAAGGAAGGAACAGGACGTTCGGGATCTGGGCGTGATTCTGCGCCACGCGTTCCGCATGCCGGTGTGGGCGATTCTGGGCTATAACGCCATGTTGACGGAAAACAAAGCTGAGACGGTTGATCGGGCAACGGAATTTCTCGCTGATCTGCACCGTATCGAGGATGCAACCCAGCGCCTGTTTACTCAGGCGGATATGATCGCCACGACCGGCTGTCTGCCTGTCGATCAAACCATCTATAAGCCGTCTAAAGAACTGAGGGTCCAGCTGCAGACCATCGTGGCGAGATTCCGTTCCGCCAGACATCCCCGGTCGCAATACGCCGCCGCTGAGAAAGGAAAGATCCTTGTTGTTGATGATGACACAGCCAACTGTGATCTGCTCTCCCGCCAGCTTGACCGTCTGGGTTATTCGGTGACTGTGGCACAGAACGGCATCATCGCCCTCGACCTGCTTTCAACGCAAACCTTCGACCTGGTGCTTCTCGATATCCTCATGCCGGTCGTGAGCGGGATCGAAGTCCTGAAATGCCTGCGCTGCGCCTGGTCCATCGCGGAATTGCCGGTTATCATGGTCACGGCCCGGGATCGCAACGACGACATCGTGTCCGCGCTGGATTGCGGAGCAAATGACTATGTGGCAAAACCCTTCTCACTGCCCGTGGTTCTTGCGCGGGTGCGCACTCAAATGATGCTGAAGCAGACGGTTGCCGACCTGGAGAATTTAAACCGGAAGCTGGAAAAGCTGTCCCTTCATGACGGATTGACCAATATCCCCAATCGGCGATGCTTTAATGAAACCTTTGAACGCGAACAGCTCCGGACGAGACGGAACGGGATGCCCCTTTCCCTGATTCTGCTGGATGTCGATTTCTTCAAACGGTACAACGACACTTATGGACATGAGGCCGGCGATCAGGTTCTCTGCCGGGTGGCGGATCTGCTGGTCTCAGCGACCGACCGCGGAGGAGACATGGTCTTCCGCTACGGCGGGGAGGAATTCGTGATCCTTTTGCCGGAAACCCCGGCTGCCGGGGCAAGGTTCGTGGCGGAACGGATTCATTCGGCGATTCAGCAGCTGGCCATTCCTCACCTGACCTCCACCGTCGCCCATCACCTGACCGCCAGCATGGGTATTGCCACCGCCACGCCTTCAGACAAGGAAAGCTATTACACGCTTTTCGAAAGGGCCGATTCTCAGCTTTACAAGGTGAAAGCCAGCGGACGCAACAGCCTGCGCCAGTCGCCTGACTGA
- a CDS encoding response regulator has translation MAKLLIVEDNEMNRDMLTRRLERKGFTTVVAVDGVEGIAMARSEAPDLILMDMSLPVLDGWEATRRLKAAQETRTIPIIALTAHAMESDRERALRAGCDEYDSKPIEFPRLLEKIAALLDSSGGKGYD, from the coding sequence ATGGCCAAATTATTGATTGTGGAAGATAACGAGATGAACCGTGACATGCTGACCCGCCGGCTGGAACGCAAAGGCTTCACCACCGTGGTGGCGGTTGATGGCGTTGAGGGGATCGCCATGGCCCGCTCCGAAGCACCGGATCTGATCCTGATGGATATGAGCCTGCCGGTCCTGGATGGGTGGGAGGCAACGCGCCGATTGAAGGCCGCACAGGAAACCCGCACCATTCCCATCATCGCTTTGACGGCCCATGCCATGGAGTCGGATCGGGAAAGGGCGCTCCGGGCCGGCTGCGATGAATACGACAGCAAGCCCATCGAATTTCCCCGTCTGCTGGAAAAAATTGCCGCCCTGCTTGATTCGTCGGGAGGTAAAGGTTATGATTAA
- a CDS encoding response regulator yields MKIPFEEMFKKESLFRELFESSGNALILLESGIFRHCNLRALRLFGFDDREELLHTPPSKIFPEAHSAVMKSDKAWSDQLRNASETGSAHFETLCQRRSGEQFAAEVLISALSYEGGRILQVSVCDISARRRTEEALLESHKQFKGIIDFFPDAVLAIDTEGKVIAWNRAMEQMTGAPAGEVIGRGNYEHGFQIYGTRRPILADLVLNPQEDIERAYPRFYRKGNYLISDTSSSKLSDTLGKDYFTSVAATPLYDDEGKIIGAIESIRDISDRRLAERALAESQRRFKDIIDFFPDAILAVDIEGRVVTWNHAMEQMTGIPAEEMLGKGNYEYALPFYGTRRPILIDLAMRPQEEIEHHYVSIHREGNRLLGETYIANLHGGNIFLSGTATALYDSKGRMIGAIESLRDISDRKATEVALQQAKEAADAANRSKSAFLANMSHELRTPLNAIIGYSELLQEEAEEAGVNHFISALDRIHSAGKHLLGLINDILDLSKIEASKIELYPETFSVSEMIESIVKIADPLVKKNGNILIVKGCETGGEMHADLTRLRQCLFNLLSNAAKFTTSGVITLTVSRTQEAEQEWMNFSLHDTGIGMTPQQMERLFQTFTQADSSTTRKFGGTGLGLTITRNFCRLMGGDITVESEYGKGSLFTIRIPAVTAAGPAEAEEMPATDPLIDPAGANERTVLVIDDDPAVRDLLQRFLSREGYSVACAAGGEEGLRLARELHPEAITLDVAMPHMDGWTVLSALKTDRETADIPVIMLTIVDEKNLGYALGATEYLLKPLDKERLLIVLKKCTPDAGRLVLVVEDDEATRSYLRRILTQGGWNVVEAENGLTGLECLREHRQENLPQIILLDLMMPEMDGFQFIHALRSRDEWRVIPVIVLTAKNLTFEEKRLLEGCVAKILQKGSLSREELLREVSGRLMELKQDGKQESQNGSIRSK; encoded by the coding sequence GTGAAAATTCCCTTTGAGGAAATGTTTAAAAAGGAGTCGCTGTTTCGAGAACTTTTTGAAAGCTCCGGCAATGCGCTGATTCTGCTGGAGTCCGGCATCTTCCGCCACTGCAATCTCCGCGCCCTGCGTCTCTTTGGCTTTGATGACAGAGAGGAGCTTCTCCACACCCCGCCGTCAAAAATATTCCCTGAAGCTCACTCGGCTGTCATGAAATCGGACAAAGCCTGGAGCGATCAGCTCCGGAATGCATCGGAAACGGGATCGGCTCATTTTGAAACGCTCTGCCAGCGCAGGAGCGGGGAACAATTCGCCGCCGAGGTGCTGATCTCCGCGCTTTCTTATGAGGGCGGAAGAATCCTGCAGGTCTCTGTGTGCGACATTTCAGCACGTCGCCGGACGGAAGAAGCACTGCTCGAATCGCATAAGCAGTTCAAGGGTATTATTGACTTTTTCCCCGACGCGGTACTGGCCATCGATACGGAAGGGAAGGTGATCGCCTGGAATCGCGCCATGGAACAGATGACCGGAGCACCCGCCGGCGAGGTTATCGGCAGGGGAAATTATGAACACGGCTTTCAAATTTACGGAACCCGGCGACCCATCCTTGCCGATCTCGTGCTGAATCCCCAGGAAGATATCGAACGCGCCTATCCCCGTTTTTACCGCAAAGGCAATTATCTGATCAGTGACACCAGCTCTTCAAAACTGAGCGATACCCTGGGGAAGGATTATTTCACTTCCGTAGCGGCCACGCCTCTGTATGACGATGAAGGAAAAATCATCGGGGCCATCGAATCAATCCGTGACATTTCCGACCGTCGGCTGGCCGAACGCGCGCTGGCTGAATCTCAGCGTCGGTTTAAGGATATCATCGACTTCTTTCCGGATGCGATCCTGGCTGTCGATATCGAAGGCCGGGTCGTCACCTGGAACCATGCCATGGAACAGATGACCGGCATTCCCGCCGAAGAGATGCTGGGAAAAGGAAATTACGAATACGCTCTTCCTTTCTATGGAACCCGGCGACCCATCCTGATCGATCTGGCCATGCGCCCCCAGGAAGAAATCGAACACCATTACGTATCCATTCATCGCGAGGGGAACCGTCTGCTTGGTGAAACCTACATTGCCAATCTGCATGGCGGAAATATTTTTTTATCCGGTACGGCAACAGCCCTCTACGACAGCAAAGGCAGGATGATCGGGGCCATCGAGTCGCTGCGCGACATTTCGGATCGCAAGGCGACGGAGGTGGCACTGCAACAGGCGAAGGAAGCAGCCGATGCCGCCAATCGCTCAAAAAGCGCCTTTCTGGCCAACATGAGCCATGAACTGCGCACTCCTCTCAACGCAATCATCGGTTACAGCGAACTGCTGCAGGAGGAGGCGGAAGAAGCCGGAGTGAACCACTTTATCTCCGCCCTGGACCGCATTCACTCCGCGGGCAAACATCTCCTGGGACTGATCAACGACATCCTGGATCTGTCCAAAATTGAAGCAAGCAAGATCGAACTCTATCCGGAAACATTTTCCGTGTCGGAGATGATCGAAAGCATAGTGAAAATCGCCGATCCCCTGGTAAAGAAGAATGGGAACATCCTTATCGTGAAAGGCTGCGAAACCGGAGGAGAAATGCATGCCGATCTGACCCGCCTGAGGCAGTGTCTGTTCAATCTTCTCAGCAACGCCGCGAAATTCACGACCAGCGGTGTCATCACCCTGACCGTTTCACGTACTCAGGAAGCGGAACAGGAGTGGATGAACTTCAGTCTGCATGATACCGGCATCGGCATGACTCCTCAGCAGATGGAACGGCTTTTTCAAACCTTCACTCAGGCCGATTCATCAACCACACGTAAATTCGGCGGCACCGGGCTGGGGCTGACCATCACCCGCAACTTCTGCCGACTGATGGGCGGCGATATTACCGTGGAAAGTGAATACGGCAAGGGGTCCCTTTTCACCATCCGTATTCCGGCTGTCACTGCGGCCGGACCGGCAGAAGCTGAAGAAATGCCGGCAACGGACCCTCTGATCGACCCGGCGGGCGCAAATGAACGGACAGTGCTGGTCATTGACGACGACCCGGCTGTTCGTGATCTCCTGCAACGGTTTCTGTCCCGGGAAGGCTATTCCGTCGCCTGCGCCGCGGGAGGGGAAGAAGGCTTGCGGCTCGCCCGCGAATTACACCCGGAAGCCATCACGCTGGATGTGGCCATGCCGCACATGGACGGCTGGACGGTCCTCTCCGCGCTGAAGACAGACAGAGAAACGGCGGATATCCCCGTCATCATGCTGACCATAGTGGATGAGAAAAACCTGGGCTATGCCCTGGGAGCGACCGAGTACCTGCTCAAACCCCTGGACAAGGAGCGCCTGCTGATCGTCTTGAAGAAATGCACTCCAGATGCCGGTCGGCTGGTGCTGGTCGTGGAAGACGATGAAGCAACCCGTTCATACCTTCGACGGATACTGACGCAGGGCGGCTGGAATGTCGTAGAAGCGGAAAACGGCCTGACAGGACTGGAATGCCTCAGGGAGCATCGACAGGAGAACCTGCCGCAGATCATTCTTCTCGATCTCATGATGCCGGAGATGGATGGTTTTCAATTTATTCATGCACTGCGCAGCCGGGATGAATGGAGGGTAATCCCTGTGATTGTCCTGACGGCAAAGAACCTGACCTTTGAGGAAAAGCGCCTGCTGGAAGGTTGTGTTGCAAAAATCCTTCAGAAAGGCTCCCTGTCCCGTGAAGAGCTGCTGCGGGAAGTCAGCGGCAGGTTGATGGAATTGAAACAGGACGGCAAACAGGAATCTCAGAACGGATCGATCCGATCGAAATAA
- a CDS encoding BPSL1445 family SYLF domain-containing lipoprotein: protein MKKKNILIPGLVILMLLAVLAACAPARIHSGSSAKEIDLNVDASLDRFTRDVKGASEFLASAKGVLIIPKVIQGGFFVGGQYGEGALRIGGKTIDYYSLAGGSFGYQIGAQQKDIMLVFMEEEALNKFRASTGWQAGVDGTVAMANIGIEGSIDTTKIKDPIVGFVFGQKGLMAGVSISGSKFTKLTR, encoded by the coding sequence ATGAAAAAGAAAAATATCCTGATCCCCGGTCTGGTCATTCTGATGCTGCTTGCCGTTCTCGCGGCCTGCGCGCCGGCGCGCATTCATTCAGGCTCCAGTGCTAAAGAGATTGATTTAAACGTCGATGCCTCGCTGGACCGTTTTACTAGGGATGTCAAAGGGGCATCTGAGTTTCTTGCGTCTGCCAAGGGTGTCCTCATTATACCCAAGGTGATCCAGGGCGGGTTTTTCGTCGGAGGGCAGTATGGTGAAGGCGCCCTGAGAATCGGCGGGAAAACCATCGATTACTACAGCCTCGCCGGCGGCTCTTTCGGTTATCAGATCGGAGCCCAGCAGAAGGACATCATGCTGGTCTTCATGGAGGAAGAAGCCCTGAATAAATTCCGCGCCAGCACAGGCTGGCAGGCCGGCGTTGATGGCACGGTGGCTATGGCCAACATAGGCATCGAGGGATCCATAGATACCACAAAAATTAAAGATCCGATTGTCGGGTTCGTCTTCGGCCAGAAAGGTCTCATGGCAGGCGTATCGATTTCGGGCTCGAAATTCACGAAGCTGACACGATAG
- a CDS encoding potassium/proton antiporter yields the protein MIPIEYILLIGSFLIIISIGVARLSENFGVPVLLLFLGIGMLAGSEGPGGIYFDDAYLAQSIGVIALVFILFAGGLDTGWPEVKPAIWQSLSLATLGVFLTAITFGLFAVFVLKFSLLSGLLLGAVVSSTDAAAVFSVLRSKSISLKGQLKPLLELESGSNDPMAVFLTIGIIQIMTISGTSFGSIAFLFVIQMGLGVVSGLGFGKMMVLMLNRLKSQYEGFYPVFAMAAASFIFSATTAAGGSGFLAVYLAGLLAGNSEFVHKKSLMRFFDGLAWLSQIALFLSLGLLVFPSRIVPVIWVGLACSFFLMFIARPAGVMFSLLFSRLKSREKLLVSWVGLRGAVPIVLATFPLLAGIAEAEMIFNIVFFIVLTSALLQGWSIPVVARFLRLDAPLQPKRQYPIEYAPVEGVDTKLVEFVVPFRSAIAGEPIVELGLPRGTLIVLINRGGSFLVPSGGTVLEEGDVLMVLARERTLPEVREMLMRQMPNDEGEA from the coding sequence ATGATACCAATCGAATATATTCTACTGATAGGGTCGTTCCTTATTATCATCAGCATCGGCGTGGCAAGACTCTCCGAAAATTTCGGCGTGCCTGTTCTGTTGCTGTTTTTAGGCATCGGAATGTTGGCCGGTTCAGAAGGGCCGGGCGGCATTTATTTTGACGATGCCTATCTGGCTCAATCCATCGGTGTCATTGCCTTAGTCTTCATCCTGTTCGCGGGGGGCCTCGATACAGGTTGGCCTGAAGTCAAACCTGCCATTTGGCAGTCATTAAGCCTTGCCACGCTCGGTGTTTTTCTTACCGCCATTACTTTCGGTTTGTTTGCTGTTTTCGTTCTGAAATTTTCACTCCTCAGCGGACTGCTTCTCGGGGCGGTCGTTTCATCGACTGATGCCGCTGCAGTCTTCTCAGTGCTCCGATCCAAGAGCATCAGCCTCAAGGGCCAACTCAAGCCCCTGCTTGAGCTTGAATCAGGCAGCAATGATCCCATGGCGGTTTTTCTTACTATCGGCATCATTCAGATAATGACCATTTCGGGGACGTCATTCGGTTCCATTGCTTTTCTCTTTGTTATTCAAATGGGACTCGGTGTTGTTTCCGGCCTTGGTTTCGGAAAAATGATGGTCCTGATGCTCAATCGGTTGAAATCCCAATACGAAGGGTTCTATCCCGTTTTTGCCATGGCGGCGGCGTCATTCATTTTCAGTGCGACTACGGCTGCCGGAGGCAGCGGATTTCTTGCTGTTTACCTCGCGGGATTGCTTGCGGGCAACAGCGAGTTCGTTCACAAGAAAAGTTTGATGCGATTTTTTGATGGACTTGCCTGGCTCAGCCAGATCGCCCTGTTTCTCTCCCTCGGTCTGCTGGTCTTCCCTTCCAGAATCGTCCCTGTGATCTGGGTCGGCCTTGCCTGTTCGTTTTTCCTCATGTTTATAGCGCGTCCCGCGGGTGTGATGTTTTCACTGCTTTTTTCGCGGCTTAAGTCGCGAGAAAAGCTTCTTGTTTCCTGGGTTGGTTTGCGGGGAGCCGTCCCCATTGTTCTGGCAACCTTTCCCCTGCTGGCGGGGATAGCGGAAGCGGAGATGATTTTCAACATCGTTTTTTTCATTGTCCTTACTTCAGCCCTGCTTCAGGGTTGGTCCATTCCCGTTGTTGCCCGCTTCCTGCGACTCGATGCACCCCTTCAACCGAAGCGGCAATATCCCATCGAGTACGCGCCGGTGGAGGGGGTCGACACGAAGCTCGTCGAGTTTGTCGTCCCCTTCAGGTCGGCAATTGCAGGAGAGCCGATTGTGGAACTGGGGCTTCCCCGTGGGACCCTCATTGTGCTCATAAACCGCGGTGGAAGCTTTCTCGTGCCAAGCGGGGGCACCGTCCTGGAAGAGGGAGATGTTCTCATGGTTCTTGCCAGAGAGAGAACCTTGCCCGAAGTCCGAGAGATGCTGATGCGGCAGATGCCGAACGACGAGGGAGAAGCCTGA
- a CDS encoding cation:proton antiporter, with protein MGIAADIIIIVIASLAGGLVAKLFRQPLILGYILAGVVIGPHTGGIAASSVHNIEKLAEIGVALLLFALGLEFSLQELKPVRKIALIGTPLQIILTQAFGFALGAWWGLDWQSALWFGALISLSSTMVVLKTLMSQGWMGTLSSRVMIGMLIVQDLAVVPMMIILPELSHPETGLPLLALSILKAAIFLFLMIFLGTNLIPRLLRYIAGWNSRELFLVSVVTIGLGIGYGTYWFGLSFAFGAFIAGMVLSESDYGHQALSEIIPLRDIFGLLFFSSVGMLLDPVFLWTHATTILLLIVLVIVGKGLIFAGLSRLFQYRNVIPLAVGLGLFQVGEFSFLLARVGLNTNSISTELYSLVLSLTVSTMFLTPFLSSLTQPIYSFFRARAKREPLQTINLPKYGLSDHVVIAGGGQVGQNIARILEQFDVKFVLVEVDFHRFEQLKALSYPCIFGDAGQAIVLEASKIRKAKLLLITAPSALVSQTVATHAHVISPDLKIMARAISIEHMKTLHSRGVYEVVQPEFEASLEFTRQALLHFKVPPDRIQQFMDAVRYELYAPLYDADSSYRTLSQLQSASRLLDLNWLSLPEESPLIGHSIEELRIRTMTGVSIVAVIRAAALYPNPAPDFVFKDQDLIGILGEAAQLQAFEEWTKGNPGHSPLAA; from the coding sequence ATGGGCATAGCGGCGGACATCATTATCATCGTCATCGCCTCTCTGGCCGGCGGACTGGTGGCCAAACTCTTCCGGCAGCCGCTGATCCTGGGCTACATCCTGGCTGGCGTCGTCATCGGACCGCATACCGGCGGCATTGCCGCATCCAGCGTCCACAATATCGAAAAGCTTGCCGAGATCGGCGTTGCCCTCCTGCTGTTTGCCCTGGGACTGGAATTCTCTCTGCAGGAATTGAAACCCGTCCGTAAAATAGCCCTCATCGGGACGCCCCTGCAGATTATCCTGACGCAGGCCTTCGGGTTTGCCCTGGGCGCCTGGTGGGGATTGGACTGGCAGTCCGCTCTCTGGTTCGGGGCATTGATTTCTCTCTCGAGTACGATGGTCGTCCTGAAAACCCTGATGAGCCAGGGGTGGATGGGCACGCTTTCCAGCCGCGTCATGATCGGGATGCTCATCGTTCAGGATCTTGCCGTTGTCCCGATGATGATCATTCTGCCGGAACTGAGTCACCCGGAAACAGGCTTGCCCCTTCTGGCCCTGTCCATCCTGAAGGCCGCGATTTTTCTTTTCCTGATGATCTTTCTGGGCACGAATCTCATCCCGAGGCTTCTCCGTTACATTGCCGGATGGAATTCCAGGGAGCTGTTTCTTGTTTCCGTGGTCACCATCGGCCTGGGCATCGGCTACGGAACGTACTGGTTCGGTCTGTCTTTCGCCTTCGGCGCCTTTATTGCGGGCATGGTTCTCAGCGAATCGGATTACGGTCACCAGGCCTTAAGCGAGATCATCCCTCTGCGGGACATCTTCGGCCTTCTCTTTTTTTCCTCCGTCGGCATGCTTCTGGACCCGGTTTTTTTATGGACCCATGCCACGACGATTTTACTTCTGATCGTTCTCGTGATTGTCGGCAAAGGGCTCATTTTCGCCGGATTGAGCAGGCTGTTTCAATACCGCAACGTCATCCCCCTCGCTGTTGGGCTGGGGCTTTTTCAGGTGGGAGAATTCTCTTTCTTGCTGGCCCGTGTGGGCCTTAACACGAATTCAATCAGCACGGAGCTTTATTCTCTTGTCCTGAGTCTGACCGTCTCCACCATGTTCCTGACGCCGTTCCTCTCCAGCCTGACCCAGCCAATCTATTCCTTTTTCAGGGCCCGGGCAAAACGGGAACCCCTGCAGACCATCAATCTGCCGAAATACGGTCTTTCGGATCATGTGGTCATCGCGGGAGGCGGCCAGGTGGGGCAGAATATCGCAAGAATTCTGGAACAGTTCGATGTGAAATTCGTGCTCGTCGAGGTTGATTTTCACCGGTTTGAGCAGTTGAAAGCCTTGAGCTATCCCTGCATTTTCGGCGATGCCGGCCAGGCGATCGTACTGGAGGCGTCAAAGATCCGCAAGGCAAAGCTCCTGCTTATTACCGCTCCGTCTGCCCTTGTTTCTCAAACGGTTGCGACTCATGCTCATGTCATTTCTCCCGACCTGAAAATCATGGCCCGGGCAATCAGTATCGAACACATGAAAACCCTGCATTCCCGCGGAGTTTACGAAGTGGTTCAACCGGAGTTCGAGGCCAGCCTGGAATTCACTCGTCAGGCCCTGCTGCATTTCAAGGTTCCGCCGGATCGAATCCAGCAGTTCATGGACGCGGTCCGTTATGAACTTTATGCCCCGCTCTATGATGCCGACAGTTCCTATCGCACCCTTTCGCAACTGCAAAGCGCCTCCCGGCTGCTGGATCTGAACTGGCTTTCACTCCCGGAGGAAAGCCCTCTGATCGGCCATTCCATTGAAGAACTGCGAATTCGCACTATGACCGGTGTTTCGATCGTTGCCGTAATCCGGGCGGCAGCCCTCTATCCGAATCCCGCGCCGGACTTCGTATTCAAGGATCAGGATCTGATCGGCATCCTGGGTGAGGCGGCACAACTGCAGGCCTTCGAAGAATGGACAAAAGGAAATCCCGGTCATTCTCCTCTGGCGGCTTGA